In Mycoplasma sp. OR1901, the following are encoded in one genomic region:
- a CDS encoding 2-hydroxyacid dehydrogenase translates to MKIAFFDAKDYDIKYFDKYNNNRHEITYFKENLNLNTVSLAKGYDAICGFVNTYGDKVILEVLSKLGVKYWLQRSMGYNKVDIKKANELGIKVFRIFNYSAESVGEFAFATMSALNRNLLLANQRVEKFNFSLNSLDGKCIANSTVGVIGSGKIGQTFIRIARATGARVLVFDAFAEENFPDLADKMGFEWASLSGLLSQSDFISIHCPLFNSTRHLIDEAAVEKMKDGVIIVNTARGELLHIPAVLKGLKSGKIKGLASDVLEREEGRFYEDVSSRIDELKELDPEWKELIELPNTLITSHQAFLTDLALTQIAKVTLDNADAAEKGDFENSLVIMDNGKIKNG, encoded by the coding sequence ATGAAAATAGCATTTTTTGATGCAAAAGATTATGACATTAAATATTTTGATAAATACAATAATAATAGACATGAAATTACATACTTTAAAGAAAACTTAAACTTAAATACAGTTTCTTTAGCAAAAGGATATGATGCAATATGTGGTTTCGTAAATACATACGGTGATAAAGTTATTTTAGAAGTGTTATCAAAATTAGGTGTTAAATATTGATTGCAAAGATCAATGGGTTACAATAAAGTTGATATTAAAAAAGCAAATGAGCTTGGAATAAAAGTTTTTAGAATTTTTAACTACTCAGCAGAAAGTGTTGGTGAATTCGCTTTTGCTACAATGTCAGCATTAAACAGAAATTTATTGCTTGCAAACCAGAGAGTTGAAAAATTTAATTTTTCATTAAATAGTTTAGACGGAAAATGTATCGCTAACTCAACAGTTGGTGTTATCGGTTCAGGAAAAATCGGACAAACATTCATTAGAATAGCAAGAGCTACAGGTGCTAGAGTATTAGTTTTTGATGCTTTCGCAGAAGAAAACTTCCCTGACTTAGCAGATAAAATGGGATTTGAATGAGCATCACTTAGTGGATTATTATCACAAAGTGACTTTATATCAATTCACTGTCCATTATTTAATTCTACAAGACACTTAATCGATGAAGCTGCTGTAGAAAAAATGAAAGATGGTGTTATTATCGTTAATACAGCTAGAGGTGAATTATTACATATTCCAGCAGTATTAAAAGGTCTTAAAAGCGGAAAAATCAAGGGTCTAGCAAGTGACGTTTTAGAAAGAGAAGAAGGAAGATTCTACGAAGATGTTTCTTCAAGAATTGACGAATTAAAAGAACTTGACCCTGAGTGAAAAGAATTAATCGAATTACCAAATACATTAATTACATCACACCAAGCATTCTTAACTGATTTAGCTTTAACTCAAATTGCAAAAGTTACACTTGATAATGCAGATGCTGCAGAAAAAGGAGATTTCGAAAATTCATTAGTTATAATGGACAACGGAAAAATAAAAAATGGATAA
- a CDS encoding nuclease-related domain-containing protein — MNEYPHYVLSIFFIVLFGVIILFSLGYYIFWKYFIDYKKNKQGFLFENWINKKIKKIVDKKTFIFSEGGIYSYDNKKYELDGFLVSDSMIVVCEYKLYNGILSGNARNEKIFLSLGKKRKIKVKNPIFQNENNIKHVLKMLKKNIPYASLVVLPQNTKIEINDVPEHVLLVNVNNLEQTINKLIESSQTLPKIINNEDVKNLFNAMKIKTTSEKIKFKNMLKRKGK, encoded by the coding sequence ATGAACGAATATCCACATTATGTATTAAGTATCTTTTTTATTGTTTTATTCGGTGTGATAATTCTATTTTCACTTGGGTACTATATTTTTTGAAAATATTTTATAGATTATAAAAAAAACAAACAAGGCTTCTTATTTGAAAACTGAATAAATAAAAAAATAAAAAAGATAGTTGATAAAAAAACATTCATCTTCTCTGAAGGTGGTATTTATTCTTATGATAATAAAAAATATGAATTAGACGGTTTTTTGGTTAGTGATTCTATGATTGTAGTTTGTGAATATAAACTATATAATGGTATACTATCCGGGAACGCTAGAAACGAAAAAATATTTTTAAGTTTAGGTAAAAAAAGAAAAATTAAAGTTAAAAATCCGATTTTTCAAAATGAAAATAATATTAAGCATGTTTTAAAAATGCTTAAGAAAAATATCCCATATGCATCTTTGGTTGTTCTTCCCCAGAATACCAAAATAGAAATAAACGATGTTCCAGAACATGTTTTGTTAGTTAATGTAAACAATTTAGAACAAACGATAAATAAACTTATTGAATCATCGCAGACTTTGCCTAAAATAATTAATAACGAAGATGTTAAAAATTTATTTAATGCAATGAAAATAAAAACTACTAGTGAAAAAATAAAATTTAAAAATATGTTAAAAAGAAAAGGTAAATAA
- a CDS encoding aquaporin yields the protein MDKTLETKNNSLFKNLFSFFKLAPSKRQNAEKPKDVRTWIIHGISELVGTILLALLLAGLSTTVSAIGSKAVVIEDYLFHPIIVGFYAGFIAVGLVLFIFLRFSCDLNPSVSLFRYLNGTNNGWYTSYKISIQFVGGFIAGLIIYAVGSSTAPDGFLYNQPITTLGAAKKAFHLFQGNSSVSTMSTAGTFWILFVELVMTAVLLFPIFSPNINNKYRDLFIMFIISMSVWMGILGGSAAINPARGLSQQVSTLFMQNLDTAEISVNSFVSFDGLSFADKKEAFMNSVISGTITMILADLLAPVFYIFVQGLTKYIVNPFVVKVISYKNYKAQNMEKPSNK from the coding sequence ATGGATAAGACGTTAGAAACAAAAAACAATTCATTATTTAAAAATTTATTTAGTTTTTTCAAACTTGCGCCTTCAAAAAGACAAAATGCTGAAAAACCTAAGGACGTGAGGACTTGAATAATTCACGGTATTTCTGAGCTAGTCGGAACAATTTTACTAGCACTTTTATTAGCTGGATTAAGTACAACAGTTAGTGCAATCGGATCTAAAGCGGTGGTAATTGAAGATTATTTATTTCACCCAATCATCGTTGGATTCTATGCAGGTTTCATCGCTGTTGGATTAGTGCTATTTATATTTTTAAGATTTAGTTGTGATCTTAACCCTTCTGTTTCGTTATTTAGATATTTAAACGGAACAAACAATGGTTGATATACATCTTATAAAATATCAATCCAATTTGTTGGTGGGTTTATAGCAGGATTAATAATTTACGCAGTTGGTAGTTCTACTGCTCCTGACGGATTTTTATACAACCAACCAATAACAACATTAGGAGCAGCTAAAAAAGCTTTCCATTTATTCCAAGGTAATTCATCAGTTTCAACAATGAGTACAGCAGGAACATTTTGAATTTTATTCGTTGAATTAGTTATGACAGCAGTTTTATTATTCCCAATATTTTCTCCAAATATTAATAATAAATATCGTGACTTATTCATTATGTTTATAATTTCAATGAGTGTTTGAATGGGTATTTTAGGTGGTTCTGCAGCTATTAACCCAGCCAGAGGACTATCACAACAAGTTTCAACATTATTTATGCAAAACTTAGATACAGCTGAAATATCTGTAAATTCATTTGTTTCATTTGATGGATTAAGTTTCGCAGATAAAAAAGAAGCGTTTATGAATTCTGTAATTTCAGGTACTATAACAATGATTTTAGCAGACTTACTCGCACCTGTATTTTACATATTTGTACAAGGTTTAACAAAATACATAGTTAATCCATTTGTTGTTAAGGTAATCTCTTACAAAAATTACAAAGCACAAAACATGGAAAAACCATCTAATAAATAA
- a CDS encoding ECF transporter S component gives MKTTNKKTEFNLKRFNLLPKWTIKKMVFVAILIAISVSFTIIAAQLVPIVNLPTYKFSFIGLPVKVSGFIFGPMVGLFVGIVSDFLSLLFIPPAGYNPVYTLATAINGLISGIFGFYFINILKTAYSKEYLIQKTMRKINILSIKYHEAKLRNDDILSEKIALKILELNSKKKYVVSEHALRYQKNIYLFVSILLIILVIATNTLVVLNMPDKVIDNGIIQNRYWLLGIMNIGFVLMVLFILIGRFTLKTNTYINIVPIIVFSAYLELVNVPVLSYADLISLGSGNIKDIFIWISQHILSSPLKIWFNTFVIFFTYSVISKLVNKNENLVY, from the coding sequence ATGAAAACAACAAACAAAAAAACTGAATTTAATTTAAAAAGATTTAATTTATTACCAAAATGAACAATTAAAAAAATGGTGTTTGTTGCTATTTTAATCGCAATTTCGGTTAGTTTTACAATAATTGCAGCACAACTTGTTCCAATAGTTAATTTACCAACTTATAAATTTTCATTTATCGGGCTACCGGTTAAGGTTTCTGGATTTATATTCGGACCTATGGTAGGCCTTTTTGTTGGTATAGTTAGTGATTTCCTTTCGCTTTTATTCATTCCACCCGCGGGTTATAACCCTGTTTATACATTAGCTACCGCAATCAATGGTCTAATTTCTGGTATCTTTGGATTTTATTTTATAAACATACTTAAAACAGCATATAGTAAAGAATATTTGATACAAAAAACAATGAGAAAAATTAATATTTTATCAATAAAATATCATGAAGCAAAACTTAGAAATGATGATATTTTGTCCGAGAAAATAGCTTTAAAAATTTTAGAATTAAATTCTAAAAAGAAATATGTTGTTAGTGAACACGCTTTAAGATATCAAAAAAATATTTATTTATTTGTCTCAATATTACTAATTATTCTTGTTATAGCCACTAATACACTTGTCGTTTTAAATATGCCTGATAAAGTTATTGATAATGGTATTATTCAAAATAGATATTGATTATTAGGTATTATGAATATTGGTTTTGTGCTAATGGTTTTATTTATTTTAATTGGTAGATTCACATTAAAAACAAATACATACATAAACATTGTTCCTATAATTGTGTTTAGTGCTTACCTAGAATTAGTTAATGTGCCTGTTCTTTCTTATGCTGATCTTATTTCGCTTGGTAGCGGTAATATTAAGGATATTTTTATATGAATATCTCAGCATATTTTATCTAGCCCTCTTAAAATTTGATTCAATACTTTTGTTATTTTCTTCACATATTCTGTAATTAGTAAATTAGTTAATAAAAATGAGAATTTAGTTTATTAA
- a CDS encoding MAG1360 family OppF-related protein — protein sequence MSNNTKSVFNIYNLFERKNKKPFFLNRKKISLQNPIDIEYLSVESKKTFFYISNDNKSLTFDNLWNSIKYNKNTQISLLVNKSEDGGKEILNDKKEILNSIFVFNTVDISDEKDFNLPLIEMWNTCFKDISNSYKRENSSKIFDHISHHNTKNLFSKTLLLHFEKFIDINQSYERSFKKIYKKFSTLEKSDVEIFNEVLDSFEKNIKDYSLRMLVQYIDLFKEIKENDKFLNQNYKDLNEVQEEERIIELNNRLKSLNKIRKSSIDTITNEYRIKRINDEIKIINKIIHKTQVNSKNYINNIIKKYRNENSILNTKISILSKKPLISTKNLFNKVLINKKIISFWKKHKEKLLFLNLEELETLHKHLNNEFHLILFSNKSDVSKTKVVNIFSEYIPYANIDNFLFKSKENKNNLNKYLESLYNELNVEKNKVYMQFNDHKDEIKFHEIKQKINMSIAETNWVKKSSNNLFNKTIKVKQNKFKRLKRSYKVINEIIENCYLALQENYYDSNFTNELKARLKSTDELLSKFVKESEFYNFIIEISQFTNSKNFITKKAEIYYKTMLIFIKTFESISVNIQQFLEPFNKLKIIERTKFKLIPFWLSKNKLIIVNDTFNIMNYSDKTELLRILSILSDDNDAPFIFVSNDSNLIQTGTFDEIHIFNDYKNLEGFKFPEGLIEPKSPFTKQVLKGEVVDNTINEIEFNDQIFKINNDTNHYVYVSLNEYKNILNRQKEKENQNEVSLQTKTSDQDINNINSLFYDLEFEIQSNDELTLTRSIHLTSKEKEEKMNEYLEWEKNNYSTPLNKEDF from the coding sequence ATGAGTAACAATACAAAAAGTGTCTTTAATATATACAATTTATTTGAAAGAAAAAACAAAAAACCATTCTTTCTTAATAGAAAGAAAATTTCATTACAAAATCCAATTGATATTGAATACTTAAGTGTCGAAAGTAAAAAAACATTTTTTTACATATCTAACGATAATAAAAGTCTAACTTTTGATAATTTATGAAATTCCATTAAATATAATAAAAATACACAAATATCATTATTAGTGAATAAGTCTGAAGATGGTGGAAAAGAAATATTAAATGATAAAAAAGAAATATTAAATAGTATTTTTGTTTTTAATACCGTAGATATTAGTGATGAAAAAGATTTCAACTTACCTTTAATAGAGATGTGAAATACTTGTTTTAAAGACATAAGCAACTCTTATAAAAGAGAAAATTCATCTAAAATTTTTGATCACATTAGTCACCATAACACTAAAAACTTATTCTCTAAAACCTTACTTTTACATTTTGAGAAATTTATTGATATTAATCAGAGTTATGAGAGATCATTCAAAAAAATATATAAAAAGTTTTCAACATTAGAAAAGTCTGATGTAGAAATTTTTAACGAGGTTCTTGATTCGTTTGAAAAGAATATTAAGGATTATTCTTTAAGAATGTTAGTTCAATATATCGATTTATTTAAAGAGATAAAAGAAAATGATAAATTTTTAAATCAAAATTATAAAGATTTAAATGAGGTTCAAGAAGAAGAAAGAATTATTGAATTAAATAACAGATTAAAATCATTAAATAAAATAAGAAAAAGTTCTATAGACACAATAACTAATGAATATAGAATTAAAAGAATTAATGATGAAATAAAAATTATAAATAAAATAATACATAAAACACAAGTTAATTCTAAAAATTATATTAATAATATTATTAAAAAATATAGAAACGAAAATAGTATTTTGAATACTAAAATAAGTATATTATCTAAAAAACCATTAATTTCAACAAAAAATTTGTTCAATAAAGTTTTAATTAATAAAAAAATAATTAGCTTCTGAAAAAAACACAAAGAAAAATTATTATTTTTAAATCTAGAAGAGTTAGAAACATTACATAAGCATTTAAACAATGAATTTCACTTAATTTTATTTTCTAACAAAAGTGATGTATCAAAAACAAAAGTAGTTAATATTTTTAGTGAATATATTCCTTATGCAAATATCGATAATTTTCTTTTTAAATCCAAAGAAAATAAGAATAACTTAAACAAATACCTAGAATCTCTTTATAATGAATTAAATGTTGAAAAAAATAAAGTTTACATGCAATTTAATGATCATAAAGATGAAATTAAGTTCCATGAAATCAAACAAAAAATTAATATGTCAATTGCTGAAACCAATTGAGTTAAAAAATCAAGTAATAATTTATTTAATAAAACTATAAAAGTTAAGCAAAATAAATTTAAAAGACTCAAAAGAAGTTATAAAGTTATCAATGAAATAATAGAAAATTGTTATCTTGCATTACAAGAAAATTATTATGATAGTAATTTTACAAATGAATTAAAAGCAAGGTTAAAGAGCACAGATGAGCTTTTATCAAAATTTGTTAAAGAATCAGAATTTTATAATTTTATTATTGAGATCTCACAGTTTACGAATTCTAAAAACTTTATTACAAAAAAGGCCGAAATATACTACAAAACAATGTTAATTTTTATTAAGACATTTGAATCTATTTCGGTTAATATTCAACAATTTTTGGAGCCCTTTAATAAGTTAAAAATTATTGAAAGAACTAAATTTAAATTAATACCATTTTGATTATCTAAAAATAAATTAATCATAGTTAATGATACTTTTAACATAATGAATTATAGTGATAAGACTGAATTACTAAGAATTCTTTCTATTTTATCTGATGATAATGATGCTCCGTTTATTTTTGTTTCTAATGATTCAAATTTAATTCAAACTGGAACATTTGATGAGATTCACATTTTTAATGATTATAAAAATTTAGAAGGATTTAAATTCCCTGAAGGATTAATAGAACCTAAATCACCATTTACAAAGCAAGTTTTAAAAGGCGAAGTGGTAGATAATACAATTAATGAAATAGAATTTAATGATCAAATTTTTAAAATAAATAATGATACAAATCATTATGTATATGTTTCTTTAAATGAATACAAAAATATATTAAATAGACAAAAGGAAAAAGAAAATCAAAACGAAGTTTCATTACAAACAAAAACTTCAGATCAAGATATTAACAATATTAATTCTTTATTTTACGATTTAGAATTTGAAATACAAAGCAATGATGAACTCACCTTAACAAGGTCAATTCATTTAACATCAAAAGAAAAAGAAGAAAAAATGAATGAATATTTAGAGTGAGAAAAAAATAATTATTCTACGCCTCTAAATAAAGAAGATTTTTAA
- the rpmA gene encoding 50S ribosomal protein L27 — protein sequence MAKTKAGGSTKNGRDSHSKRLGAKLGDGQFATAGSIIYRQRGTKIHAGLNVGRGGDDTLFTKIDGYVKYESRKNRKYVSVYTERQK from the coding sequence ATGGCAAAGACAAAAGCTGGTGGATCTACCAAAAATGGTCGTGATTCGCATTCAAAACGTTTAGGTGCTAAATTAGGTGATGGTCAATTTGCAACAGCAGGTTCAATTATTTACAGACAACGTGGAACAAAAATTCACGCTGGATTAAATGTTGGACGTGGCGGAGACGATACATTGTTTACAAAAATCGACGGATATGTTAAATACGAAAGCAGAAAAAATAGAAAGTATGTTTCTGTTTACACTGAAAGACAAAAATAA
- a CDS encoding Tex-like N-terminal domain-containing protein, giving the protein MNNKTIEELQKELKISSKSIETVLNMLNEGNTVPFISRYRKEQTGGLNEEQIYEIEKRHKYINELLERQESIINILKEKGLLTKELENSILATKVKSELEAIYEPFKIGKVTKATTAIKLGLEPLAKAIYENKDPKFNKEKEALKYLTDEVASVEFALEQANFIIAQWISQNVNVKNSIKEQILKYGLIVTKLKKNAVDEGQKFKIYYDKKTPIKYIKNHNVLAINRATKLKIITTSFEYNVDYLVKSALYFIDRKQVNKDNIIDALNDSLKRLILPSVEREIFSDLFAKAEESSINIFANSVEKLLKAPATQDKVVLAIDPGYANGCKMAVLNQNGDFIAKQKMYPHKPQEKVELSKKIILDLVRKYNIDIVVIGNGTASRETEKFIADLVNENKLNIKWTIVSEVGASVYSASKVAIEEFPDMSVEERSAINIGRKFIDPLNELVKIDPKSIGVGQYQHDVNQKELENFLTFKVQKVVNEVGVDINTATKSILTYISGLNSTLANNIIEYRKEIKHFSNRNQVKKVKGIGDKTFEQSIGFLRIFNSDNYLDKTFIHPESYKIANQIIEDYNLEPTDNGIDVSMLNIDELVQKYNSNKFEIEMILDAFKNPLKKIDNDKSGFLLKDSIVDLEQLQVGSEVVGTIENITDFGLFVYIGIKQTLFIHLNDLNLPNNIEIFDQYYPGMTVKATILNIEKERNRLSGKIA; this is encoded by the coding sequence ATGAACAATAAAACAATTGAAGAATTACAAAAAGAACTTAAAATAAGTTCAAAAAGTATTGAAACAGTATTGAATATGCTTAATGAAGGAAACACAGTTCCTTTTATATCTAGATATAGAAAAGAACAAACAGGTGGATTAAATGAAGAACAAATTTATGAAATTGAAAAAAGACATAAATACATTAATGAACTACTTGAACGTCAAGAATCTATAATAAATATTTTAAAAGAAAAAGGTTTATTAACAAAAGAATTAGAAAATTCAATTTTAGCAACAAAAGTTAAATCAGAACTTGAAGCTATTTATGAACCATTTAAAATTGGTAAAGTGACCAAAGCAACTACAGCTATTAAGCTTGGTTTAGAACCACTTGCTAAAGCAATTTATGAAAATAAAGACCCAAAATTTAATAAAGAAAAAGAAGCGTTAAAATATCTAACTGACGAAGTTGCGAGTGTAGAATTTGCACTTGAGCAAGCTAATTTCATTATTGCACAATGAATTTCTCAAAATGTTAATGTTAAAAATTCAATTAAAGAACAAATTTTAAAGTACGGTTTAATAGTTACTAAATTAAAGAAAAACGCAGTTGATGAAGGTCAAAAATTTAAAATTTATTATGATAAAAAAACTCCAATTAAATACATTAAAAACCATAATGTTTTAGCAATTAATAGAGCAACAAAACTAAAAATAATAACAACAAGTTTTGAATATAATGTTGATTATTTAGTTAAAAGTGCCTTATATTTTATTGATAGAAAACAAGTTAATAAAGATAATATAATTGATGCTTTAAACGACTCATTAAAACGTTTAATTTTACCTTCAGTTGAGAGAGAAATTTTTAGTGATTTATTTGCTAAAGCTGAAGAGTCTTCAATTAATATTTTTGCAAATTCTGTTGAAAAACTTTTAAAAGCACCTGCTACACAAGATAAAGTAGTTCTAGCTATTGATCCAGGTTATGCTAATGGTTGCAAAATGGCTGTTTTAAATCAAAATGGTGATTTTATTGCAAAGCAAAAAATGTATCCACATAAGCCACAAGAAAAAGTTGAATTATCTAAAAAAATAATATTAGATTTAGTTAGAAAATATAACATTGATATAGTTGTAATTGGTAACGGTACTGCTTCAAGAGAAACTGAAAAATTTATCGCAGATTTAGTTAATGAAAATAAATTAAACATTAAATGAACTATAGTTTCCGAAGTTGGAGCTAGTGTTTATTCTGCTTCGAAAGTTGCGATTGAAGAATTTCCTGATATGTCTGTTGAAGAACGTAGTGCAATTAATATTGGTAGAAAATTTATTGATCCACTTAATGAACTTGTAAAAATTGATCCAAAATCTATAGGTGTTGGACAATATCAACACGACGTTAACCAAAAAGAGTTAGAAAACTTTTTAACTTTTAAAGTTCAAAAAGTAGTTAATGAAGTTGGAGTTGACATTAATACAGCTACTAAATCAATATTAACTTACATATCTGGTTTAAACTCAACATTAGCAAATAATATTATTGAATATAGAAAAGAAATAAAACACTTTTCTAACCGTAACCAAGTTAAAAAAGTTAAAGGGATTGGTGATAAAACATTTGAACAATCAATTGGTTTCTTAAGAATTTTTAACTCAGATAACTACTTAGATAAAACTTTTATTCACCCCGAATCATATAAAATTGCTAATCAAATTATTGAAGATTACAATTTAGAACCAACAGACAACGGAATTGACGTTTCTATGCTAAATATAGACGAATTAGTTCAAAAATACAATTCAAATAAATTTGAAATAGAAATGATTTTAGATGCTTTTAAAAACCCACTTAAAAAAATAGATAACGATAAATCAGGATTTTTACTAAAAGATTCAATAGTAGACTTAGAACAACTTCAAGTTGGTTCAGAAGTAGTTGGTACAATTGAAAATATAACTGATTTTGGTCTATTTGTTTATATTGGTATTAAACAAACTTTATTCATTCATTTAAATGATTTGAATTTACCTAATAATATTGAAATTTTTGATCAATATTATCCTGGAATGACAGTAAAAGCAACAATTTTGAACATAGAAAAAGAACGTAATAGATTAAGTGGTAAAATTGCCTAA
- a CDS encoding DNA-processing protein DprA, producing the protein MNNIILYFAIKYKNDYKSVMNAIKNTEKIDKNIENEYMKILKQNNINFITILDDEYPKNLYYLKEPLICLFYKGNINLLNDKNKIYVINEIWNNTTNKYLITNSEAIVNGAIITTCDYAKTERRVINYFRNNNGRIIHFAQKGLDSYDFKNFNFENELVISTYPPNTHPKIKHFYETNNIASLISDKFLSFSMEKNSKTNNLINCFLNYGKEINCFPGVDIEDGNNQLIKSGAKLVTYISGLIQV; encoded by the coding sequence ATGAACAACATAATTTTATACTTTGCAATAAAATATAAAAATGACTATAAATCAGTTATGAATGCAATTAAAAACACCGAAAAAATTGATAAAAATATAGAAAATGAATATATGAAAATCCTTAAACAAAATAACATTAATTTCATAACTATTTTGGATGATGAATATCCTAAAAATTTATATTATTTAAAAGAACCATTAATTTGTTTATTTTATAAAGGAAATATTAATTTATTAAATGATAAAAATAAAATATACGTAATTAATGAAATATGAAATAACACAACTAATAAATACTTAATTACAAATTCAGAAGCAATAGTTAATGGTGCAATTATCACAACATGCGACTACGCAAAAACTGAACGTAGAGTAATTAATTATTTTAGAAATAACAACGGAAGAATAATACATTTTGCTCAAAAAGGATTAGATTCTTATGATTTTAAAAATTTTAATTTTGAAAATGAATTGGTAATAAGTACTTACCCACCAAATACTCATCCTAAAATTAAACATTTTTATGAAACTAACAATATAGCTAGTTTAATTAGTGATAAATTCCTATCTTTTTCAATGGAGAAAAATTCCAAAACTAATAATTTAATTAATTGCTTTTTAAATTATGGAAAAGAAATTAATTGCTTTCCAGGAGTTGATATTGAAGACGGAAACAATCAATTAATTAAATCAGGTGCAAAATTAGTAACTTATATCTCCGGATTAATTCAAGTTTAA
- the cypl gene encoding ABC transporter thiamine pyrophosphate-binding lipoprotein p37/Cypl, with translation MKTKFLNKIFFGGLAFTSIPLVALSCSNKDKENLKEVKLSIYTGEAQGNLTDEEYNKILSQYKSQYNQFISDLNEELKLINPELKLDINIKGEETYENQIQSIQKNETDIVFLSSASIYEKKEDLLKRSGGKLFLQTYTRKFKGQESNDQSYVDGSTNDPLRKIALNEYELYKNKSNYTGSWNGAIYQDLYQDSNNLTPFQRGMIIIVADENTKNEIVKAWEDKDYDKFISYGIGIGSQSSGSKYILPQALFKKHFGPKYKSFLNLQQDPKMQSYIKKVKFKEKDTNKDIHIFLDNEGSYAYTKESKLAKYYESNERPNEKIHFLTVTDVFPYNVGLKSKRISDKDANDISQALINLSKKGKDIFGSSNGFNGYKLIENAETEFWDIIEKSLGKK, from the coding sequence TTGAAAACAAAATTTTTAAATAAAATATTTTTTGGTGGATTAGCATTCACCTCAATACCGTTAGTTGCATTGTCTTGCTCTAACAAAGATAAGGAAAATTTGAAAGAAGTTAAATTATCTATTTATACAGGTGAAGCACAAGGTAATTTAACTGACGAAGAATATAACAAAATTCTATCTCAATATAAATCACAATACAACCAATTTATTTCGGATTTAAACGAAGAATTAAAACTTATAAATCCAGAGCTAAAATTGGATATTAATATCAAAGGTGAAGAAACTTACGAAAATCAAATACAGTCAATACAAAAAAATGAAACTGATATAGTTTTTTTAAGTTCTGCAAGCATTTATGAGAAGAAAGAAGATTTATTAAAAAGATCTGGTGGAAAATTATTTCTTCAAACTTATACACGTAAATTTAAAGGACAAGAATCAAATGATCAATCATATGTAGATGGTTCAACCAATGATCCACTTAGAAAAATCGCTTTAAATGAATATGAGTTATACAAAAATAAATCTAATTATACAGGTTCTTGAAATGGTGCTATTTATCAAGATTTATACCAAGATTCAAATAATTTAACACCATTCCAAAGAGGTATGATTATCATTGTAGCAGACGAAAATACTAAAAACGAAATAGTTAAAGCTTGAGAAGATAAAGATTATGATAAATTCATTTCTTATGGAATTGGTATAGGTAGTCAAAGTTCAGGAAGTAAATATATATTACCACAAGCTTTATTTAAAAAACATTTCGGACCTAAATATAAGTCATTTTTAAACTTACAACAAGATCCTAAAATGCAATCATATATTAAAAAAGTTAAGTTTAAAGAAAAAGACACTAATAAAGATATTCATATATTTTTAGATAATGAAGGTTCATATGCATACACTAAAGAAAGTAAATTAGCTAAATATTATGAATCAAATGAAAGACCTAATGAAAAAATACACTTTCTAACAGTTACTGATGTTTTTCCTTATAACGTAGGTCTAAAAAGTAAAAGAATAAGCGACAAAGATGCTAATGATATTAGTCAAGCATTAATTAATTTATCTAAAAAAGGTAAAGATATTTTTGGATCCTCAAATGGATTTAATGGTTATAAATTAATTGAAAATGCTGAAACAGAATTTTGAGATATCATTGAAAAAAGTTTAGGTAAAAAATAA